One genomic window of Elaeis guineensis isolate ETL-2024a chromosome 2, EG11, whole genome shotgun sequence includes the following:
- the LOC105058390 gene encoding expansin-A2-like, with the protein MAKISIAIVCVAAIAWLMASGAMAQVSEWDTATAAYYGDATGRESLGGACGYGNLFKQGYGLETAAVSKALFNDGSTCGACYEIRCYNDSRWCAPGSITISTTNFCWPHPASSNESASRCNPPRKHFDLPQPMFFKLVNDYRTSIIPVQFRKVPCVKKGGIMFEMMGDPDFIQVLVYNVGGSGDVGLVWVKVNGADERFWQMDRVWGSIWRTNLRLVGYSLSFKVSSSDYKKEVQSDNVIPANWTFGQRFEGKQF; encoded by the exons ATGGCAAAAATCTCTATTGCCATTGTTTGTGTTGCAGCTATTGCCTGGCTCATGGCCTCTGGAGCCATGGCCCAAGTCAGTGAGTGGGACACCGCAACTGCCGCTTACTATGGAGACGCGACGGGAAGAGAGAGCTTGG GAGGAGCGTGCGGATACGGCAATCTCTTCAAGCAAGGGTATGGCTTGGAGACGGCAGCTGTAAGCAAAGCCCTCTTCAACGATGGTTCCACGTGTGGAGCGTGCTACGAAATCCGGTGCTACAACGACTCACGGTGGTGCGCCCCCGGCAGCATCACCATCAGCACCACCAATTTCTGCTGGCCGCATCCCGCCTCTTCCAACGAGTCCGCCAGCAGGTGCAACCCACCCCGCAAACACTTCGATCTCCCCCAGCCCATGTTCTTCAAGCTGGTGAACGACTACCGCACCTCGATCATCCCGGTGCAGTTCCGGAAGGTTCCTTGCGTCAAGAAAGGTGGCATCATGTTTGAGATGATGGGCGACCCCGACTTCATCCAAGTGTTAGTCTACAACGTGGGAGGCAGCGGAGACGTGGGGTTGGTCTGGGTGAAGGTGAACGGGGCGGATGAGAGGTTCTGGCAAATGGATAGGGTGTGGGGCAGCATTTGGAGGACCAATCTGAGGTTGGTAGGTTATAGTTTGTCATTCAAGGTGTCCTCAAGTGATTATAAGAAGGAGGTGCAGTCAGATAATGTCATTCCGGCCAACTGGACTTTTGGGCAACGTTTTGAAGGGAAGCAGTTCTAA